From a single Micromonas commoda chromosome 5, complete sequence genomic region:
- a CDS encoding predicted protein produces MSGKRGPPSGTMVSPRKSFFQSLDKDERDALLKIAPSLRSKFDATDRQERRLSHASEPESPAYRLHPPSVNGGRSPRHSTGAASARSAAHHQTTATTPAGSRRPSVAYANLPADDDVDDAPPVTITRVGGGYSGVRSPKTTPSPAARTPAIDDDDHHHHRRGDRRRPSATTTRRPSTAATARDRTRDHRAAFDPSLTKQLAHKEATLRFELERVRAQNATLLAENDGLRVRLEDARRRFTATEGDFVLQSHELDRARERAVGEGARRVAELEDRCDRQRRTLQELAVASEALAKDNVALSNELVALRDSNEENEGKVRELTTRLSSAQRLYLAGQKSLERAEELREATAGGSELERKLDALLTPEMLARSRPPPSYPAPLALGPVDASSSSGVGGVGGGHDGVQGGGGGGGGGQRIPGSLISDRQKVAEENSKLRARLEKSERRVVELGAESREANGALAELRKATAASSRRHNAQLTGALRRLQWLVERQGRLEAECEEKDAYAKSLERRLLSQHKTLRGVASSAAGKGAPFARASTVKGVASGRSTAMDARGKGGGGGGGRGLRASAAALLRTPETPPERSSSRYRAGGGGWVTGAGRRTPEARAAIALSRRAMAMNASPTSAPTPGGEDDSDDDLSDDPKARGSDPDADADGAGPRRLDWGPGSSAFNRVAGDGAAPSPGDERSLNPKTRIAGVGAIGIALESEAVASDDEDTPRRPEWVHAPAKATPSPGTAGSGSGKKSGTKARSGAEPSPRPRAVGDDMSMEAIQDYIVQLQNLHERSAQLASSGGGEPASESPLLMGD; encoded by the exons ATGTCGGGCAAGAGGGGGCCTCCTTCGGGGACGATGGTGTCTCCCCGGAAGAGCTTCTTCCAGAGCCTGGAcaaggacgagcgcgatgcgCTGCTGAAGATCGCCCCCAGCCTcag GTCCAAGTTCGACGCGACCGACCGGCAGGAGCGCAGGCTCAGCCACGCGAGCGAGCCCGAGTCCCCGGCGTACCGGCTCCACCCGCCCAGCGTCAACGGAGGACGCAGCCCGCGGCactccaccggcgcggcgagcgccagatccgccgcccaccaccaaaccaccgcgacgaccccCGCGGGCAGCAGGCGCCCGTCGGTGGCGTACGCGAACctgcccgcggacgacgacgtggacgacgccccgccggtgacgatCACGCGCGTGGGCGGGGGATACTCCGGGGTGCGATCGCCCaagacgacgccgtccccggcTGCTCGGACCCcggccatcgacgacgatgatcaTCACcatcatcgtcgcggcgatcgtcgtcgaccatccgcgacgacgacccgccgaccgtccaccgccgccaccgcccgggatcgaacccgcgaccaCAGAGCGGCGTTCGATCCGTCTCTCACCAAGCAACTCGCGCACAAGGAAGCGACGCTCAGGTTCGAGCTGGAGAGGGTGAGGGCGCAAAACGCCACGTTACTCGCCGAAAACGACGGCTTGCGAGTTCGGCTCGAAGACGCCAGGCGAAGGTtcaccgcgacggagggcgaTTTCGTGCTCCAATCGCACGAGCTGGACCGCGCCAGGGAACGCGCCGtgggcgaaggcgcgcggcgcgtcgcggagctcgaggacagGTGCGACAGGCAGCGGCGGACGCTCCAGGAGCTGGCTgtggcgtcggaggcgctgGCCAAGGATAACGTGGCGCTGTCCAACGAGCTCGTGGCGCTGCGAGATTCCAACGAGGAGAACGAGGGGAAGGTGAGGGAGCTCACCACTCGGTTGTCGTCGGCGCAGAGGCTGTACCTCGCCGGGCAGAAGAGCttggagcgcgcggaggagctgcgggaggccaccgcgggggggtccgagctcgagcgaaaGCTCGACGCGTTGCTCACCCCGGAGATGTTGGCGCgatcgaggccgccgccgtcctatccggcgcccctcgcgctgggccccgtcgacgcgtcgtcctcctctggcgtcgggggcgtcggggggGGGCACGACGGCgttcaaggcggcggcggcggcggcggcggcggccaacgGATCCCCGGGTCGCTCATCTCCGATCGGCAAAAAGTCGCCGAGGAAAACTCCAAGCTCAGGGCTCGGCTCGAAAAGtcggagcgccgcgtcgtcgagctcggcgccgagagcAGGGAAGCgaacggcgccctcgccgagctgcgAAAAGCGACCGCGgccagctcgaggcggcACAACGCGCAGCTCACCGGCGCGCTGCGCAGGCTGCAGTGGCTGGTGGAGCGGCAAGGtcggctcgaggcggagtGCGAGGAAAAAGACGCGTACGCCAAatcgctcgagcggcggctgctGAGTCAGCACAAGACGCTGCGCGgggtggcgtcgtccgccgccgggaaaggggcgcccttcgcgcgcgcgtcgacggtcaagggcgtcgcctcggggCGATCaacggcgatggacgcgcgcgggaagggcggcggggggggcgggggccgGGGCTtgcgagcgtcggcggcggcgctccttCGAACGCCAGAGACGCCGCCCGAacgctcgtcctcgcggtatcgcgccggcgggggcgggtgggtcacgggcgcggggcggcgcacgcccgaggcgcgcgccgccatcgcgctctcCCGCCGAGCGATggcgatgaacgcgtcgcccacgtctgcgccgacgccgggcggcgaagacgattCCGATGACGATTTGTCCGATGATCCGAAGGCGCGCGGTTCCgatcccgacgccgacgccgacggcgccggaccCAGGCGACTGGACTGGGGACCGGGCTCCAGCGCGTTTaaccgcgtcgcgggcgacggcgccgcgccatCCCCGGGAGACGAGAGGAGTTTAAACCCCAAAACTCGAATCGCCGGGGTTGGCGCGATCGGCATCGCTCTCGAATCTGaagccgtcgcgtccgacgacgaggatacgccgcggcggccggagTGGGTgcacgcgccggcgaaggccacgccgtcgccgggaaCGGCGGGGTCGGGCTCGGGAAAGAAGTCGGGGACCAAGGCGAGGTCGGGTGCCGAGCCGAGCCCGCGTCCGAGGGCGGTTGGCGACGACATGAGCATGGAGGCGATACAGGATTACATCGTGCAGTTGCAGAATCTGCACGAGAGGAGCGCGCAGCTGGCGTcgagcgggggcggggagcCCGCGAGCGAGTCGCCGTTGCTGATGGGCGACTGA
- a CDS encoding predicted protein translates to MSSTVFASTRVAPACRARDRATKHRRARPDPRVPREFRSLRAPALEGDHRAPVDGAGARGAPRRSNAPRAIVTRTRRDHVASTLLAVAVSGLVNAVPVPTSWAEDAAARATGDRETETVLANDDRREREGGSVLGAMESPMSSTTAAIDAAEVAVPLEIIGGNRPAVARDDSLPDEISVAGKVLTRYVDETSGYSVAVPAGWARDQPAANTPEFHPVSEYGGRRFRVTVTPVGKVSSRLLASLADSDSEEIQDGGFESAAAYAAKEASKFAPLEGTPAAKAAGINATTQILDARVSEDGAYYYYSFRSEGVYPFRFWGASAVGPGQTGGARKLGRRDVVSVVAQMPEDKAKEEDYELLRGVVESFRVFDY, encoded by the coding sequence ATGTCCTCGACGgtgttcgcgtcgacgcgtgtCGCCCCGGcgtgtcgcgcgcgcgatcgcgcgaccaaacaccggcgcgcgcgccccgacccgcgcgtcccgaggGAGTTTCGTTCCCTgagggcgcccgcgctcgagggggACCATCGCGCCCCGGTCGACGGGGCGGGAGCCAGAGGAGCGCCCCGTCGGTCGAACGCGCCCCGGGCGATCGTcacgcggacccggcgcgatCACGTCGCGTCAACCTTactcgcggtcgccgtctccgggcTCGTCAACGCCGTCCCGGTGCCGACGTCCTgggccgaggacgccgccgcgagagccaCGGGTGACCGCGAGACCGAGACGGTGCTCGCCAACGACGACCGGCGGGAACGCGAGGGAGGATCCGTGCTGGGCGCGATGGAATCCCCGatgtcgtcgacgaccgccgcgatcgacgccgcggaggtggccgtCCCGCTCGAGATCATCGGCGGGAaccgccccgccgtcgcgcgcgacgactccCTCCCGGATGAGATCTCCGTCGCGGGGAAGGTTTTGACTCGATACGTGGACGAAACCTCGGGGTACTCCGTGGCGGTTCCCGCGGGATGGGCCAGGGATcagcccgcggcgaacaccCCGGAGTTCCATCCCGTGTCCGAGTACGGCGGCAGGAGGTTTCGGGTGACGGTGACGCCCGTGGGGAAAGTCTCGAGCCGATTgctggcgtcgctcgcggatTCGGATTCGGAGGAGATCCAAGACGGAGGGTTCGAGtctgcggcggcgtacgccgccaaggaggctTCGAAGTTTGCGCCGCTGGAgggcacccccgcggcgaaggcggcggggatcaACGCCACGACGCagatcctcgacgcgcgggtgtcCGAGGACGGGGCGTATTATTACTACTCGTTTCGTTCCGAGGGGGTGTACCCGTTTCGGTTttggggcgcgagcgccgtcggtCCCGGGCAgacgggcggggcgaggaagctggggcggcgggacgtgGTGTCGGTGGTTGCGCAGATGCCGGAGGAtaaggccaaggaggaggactaCGAGCTGCTCAGGGGCGTGGTGGAATCCTTCCGGGTTTTCGACTATTAA
- a CDS encoding predicted protein produces MGVCASTPQADAEPEAKGSRRKNVPPPSEVADAAALEARRARSAVLTNEERAEETELEAKVLSLFVQMDVDKNNGVDGKELAAVLDENPALRRRLLRNLDLDVRDGSPQSTECADSSVVAAAIVKAAAAANPDMNDWSGDSHSIGWYDLERAVKGTPPVDYRKAPDSPKLCRENMLRGARARAEIKRTEGGGYAGLTDAKEAVIIGERARNLQVNRRALYVESEPDVWHDGALYSTDAAARRARAAKQREIEETLRAEGLIRDEFPGLDAAAAAAVRSEIKTGGVVVDIEDDDDMAKKKTRKLPPKLETLRNTPIKSRAIAA; encoded by the coding sequence ATGGGTGTCTGCGCCTCCACCCCccaggccgacgccgagcccgaggccaAGGGTTCGCGCCGTAAGAACGTCCCGCCCCCCTCggaggtcgccgacgccgcggcgctcgaggcgcgccgcgcgcgatccgcggTCCTCACcaacgaggagcgcgcggaggagaccgagctcgaggccaaGGTGCTCTCGCTCTTCGTGCAGATGGACGTGGACAAGAAcaacggcgtcgacggaaaggaactcgccgcggtcctcgacgagaaccccgcgctccgccgccgcctccttcgcaacctcgacctcgacgtgcGGGACGGGAGCCCGCAATCCACGGAGTGCGCGGAttcctccgtcgtcgccgccgccatcgtaaaggcggcggcggcggcgaacccggACATGAACGATTGGTCCGGAGACTCGCACTCCATCGGCTGGTacgacctcgagcgcgccgtcaaGGGAACACCCCCCGTGGACTACCGCAAGGCGCCCGACTCCCCGAAGCTGTGCCGCGAGAACATGCTGCGAGGCGCGAGGGCCCGAGCGGAGATTAAGCGAACGGAAGGTGGCGGCTACGCCGGGCTGACGGACGCGAAGGAAGCCGTGATCATCGGAGAACGCGCCAGAAACCTCCAGGtcaaccgccgcgcgctctaCGTCGAGTCCGAGCCGGACGTGTGGCACGACGGCGCGTTGTACagcaccgacgcggcggcgcggcgcgcgcgggcggcgaagcAGAGGGAGATCGAGGAGACGCTGCGGGCGGAGGGACTCATCAGGGACGAGTTTCCCGGGctagacgccgccgccgccgccgccgttcgatCCGAGATCaagaccggcggcgtcgtcgtggacatcgaggacgacgacgacatggcCAAGAAGAAGACGAGGAAGCTCCCTCCCAAGCTCGAGACGCTGAGGAACACGCCGATCAAGTCCAGGGCGATCGCCGCATGA
- a CDS encoding ATP-binding cassette superfamily (cobalt ion) has protein sequence PRSKDALQGVSLRVPRGSMFMLLGPNGCGKSTLLRTFAGLVTPWSGRLRVQAPRAFVFQNPDHQVIMPTVGNDVAFSLNCRYPNMSAKEMNARVRAALAAVNLDPDEFMTRQVSTLSGGQKQRVAIAGALVENPRVLLLDELTTFLDEADQAGVVRAVRNVVDSDSKVTAVWVTHRLEELRHCDAACYMEDGRVAEMGSGDYIRGYIRQ, from the coding sequence CCGAGGTCTAAGGATGCGCTCCAAGGCGTGAGCCTGCGCgtgccgcgcgggtcgatgTTCATGCTCCTCGGCCCCAACGGCTGCGGCAAGTCCACGCTGCTGCGAACATTCGCCGGGCTCGTCACGCCGTGGAGCGGTCGGCTGAGAGTCcaagcgccgcgcgcgttcgtgtTCCAGAACCCCGACCACCAGGTCATCATGCCCACCGTGGGCAACGACGTCGCGTTCTCGCTGAACTGCAGGTACCCGAACATGAGCGCGAAGGAGatgaacgcgcgcgtccgagccgcgctcgccgcggtgaacctCGATCCGGATGAGTTCATGACTCGGCAGGTCTCCACGCTGTCGGGGGGGCAGAAGCAACGGGTGGCCATCGCCGGGGCGCTGGTGGAGAATCCGCGCGTGCTGCTGCTGGACGAGCTCACCACcttcctcgacgaggcggatcAGGCCGGGGTGGTGCGGGCGGTGAGAAACGTCGTGGACTCGGACTCGAAAGTCACAGCCGTGTGGGTCACGCACaggctcgaggagctgcggcactgcgacgccgcgtgctACATGGAGGACGGCCGCGTGGCGGAGATGGGCAGCGGGGATTACATCCGGGGGTACATCAGGCAG
- a CDS encoding predicted protein produces the protein MQYGGGGYGQRQPGAPKARIVMTEARKSYVNKWQTDLMGAPCANPGFCLYAACCNVCVAYSHRKEIMFNDLTNYTCCNGDTCISGRCGEKSCPEFCLCVEAFCCFPSAVATNRFMIQDEMRVENTPCDNFLIGFMLCLNQLACIFRVAAMISQNDDIERAADILDCMADVTYCSVCACMQTQHQEQLKMRNPNARPPTQGVIYQMPPGAQPAGATHFQQQHYQQQQPPAPTYGYSQPPPPQYGYSQPPPPQGGAQYRY, from the exons atgcagtacggaggcggcggctatGGCCAGCGccagcccggcgcgcccaaGGCGCGCATCGTCATGACCGAGGCGCGCAAGTCCTACGTCAACAAGTGGCAGACGGATTTGATGGGGGCGCCCTGCGCCAACCCGGGCTTCTGCCTCTACGCGGCGTGCTG CAACGTCTGCGTGGCGTACTCGCACCGCAAGGAGATCATGTTCAACGACCTGACCAACTACACCTGCTGCAACGGCGACACGTGCATCTCCGGCCGGTGCGGCGAGAAGTCCTGCCCCGAGTTTTGCCTGTGCGTCGAAGCGTTTTGCTGCTTCCCGTCAGCCGTCGCCACGAACAGATTCATGATCCAGGACGAGATGCGCGTGGAGAACACCCCGTGCGATAACTTCCTCATCGGCTTCATGTTGTGCCTCAACCAGCTCGCGTGCAtcttccgcgtcgccgcgatgatctCGCAGAACGACGACATCGAGCGAGCGGCGGACATCCTCGACTGCATGGCCGACGTCACCTACTGCAGCGTGTGCGCCTGCATGCAGACCCAGCACCAGGAGCAGCTGAAGATGAGGAACCCCaacgcgcggccgccgacgcaGGGC gTCATCTACCAGatgccgcccggcgcgcagcccgcgggtgcgacgcatttccagcagcagcactaccagcagcagcagccccccgcgcccacgtACGGCTACTCCcagccgcccccgccgcagtACGGCTACTCCcagccgcccccgccgcaggGAGGAGCGCAGTACAGGTACTAA
- a CDS encoding bromodomain-containing protein (Predicted bromodomain protein with an AAA ATPase domain. ChromDB ID: BRAT20101; containing AAA ATPase domain), with product MSPRPRRAAAQAAAVSLAANVDGDAADDEGGGAWGGKGRRTARGAGADPGDDKENVENADDDSEDDVAAPTRRSGRARRPANRLRDSDEDEDDDRGADENDNFVRRSSRAAKPVARLSPEWKQHVSDDDDEPEAEETDPEGEYVEEDDDEESTEEEEEEESDEEIEGIPTRYSRRQRATVERYSPKPNERGLAGGGGDRRAGRRTPSPTGRSRGRKPKGKRRSRPDYRESPGDSAGRRGTNGKRWMDDTDDSDADAGHAGNPGNFPALFGGMFGGGRAPDMYPLAPPGGGGGGGAVEAGGPGGKKEAADAEITPLTVDPTLTFEQVGGLSHYVHSLKEMVFLPLLYPEVFARFKMNPPRGVLLYGAPGTGKTLLARALAASCSRAGAEVSFYMRKGADVLSKWVGESERQLRLLFAEAQKRQPAIIFFDEIDGLAPVRSSKTDQIHNSIVATLLALMDGLDSRGRVVVLGATNRVDAIDGALRRPGRFDRELAFPLPNAAARFEILKIHTRAWEKPPPSLLLEQLAARCVGYCGADLKALCTEAAVHALRRRYPQIYESDDKLLIDPGQILPSRVDFRAAMEAITPASHRSAQAHARPLGPLRQPLMGPALGKAVEATFLAFPPAAMAANADKNAAGSSGSSGSSKPPTASMVFDLDDLDDDDDDDGLELLEELDGGGAGGFEGGAGKTPAVSNKRGVSDRDGLSGASAAAALATAALEFLNCPLARQPRLLLHGPCGSGQAPLAAALLHELEAFPVHAVGLPSLLADGGRSPEEALVGAVTEARRAAPAVLFLPHLRLWWDSATPTLRATLRTLMEDVPADTPLLLLATCDCERSELDPEAAGLFGKGQRMRIDAPDGRALAGYFEPIVAAAVRAARGMDARDRDVAAGVDPDTRGRRHRRTLETLPKAPMPGPEGDDAGGGGGGGGGGGAGDAATAAMIAEEDHALRQQRMFLRDLVTRLLYRKQWRDFASPVDDDQLPGYSKKVKEPMDLSTLLWKVDSGAYATMDAFLKDVHLIVAAAKTYWGGLEQERREANDEELDENGFDVVEGRKVVSRAHALEDTIQELAGQLDPSLVQRCAAIARHRAARASGGGGGGGTGEGLPLMPGEGDRGERRSRRGADGELAEQEGGGDKRKRIHDEPGYVPDPEALARDLRAKRAKEEAAKKEAAEKAAAEQEAAAAAAAAVTEAAEAAAKAAAGANQSNPRERAMSADGSAPMQFLDAIDPLTDAEVATNSASFVDFLVTRCSGKPAADAEALATDLGRAVKTALSRDALRTTDWTRHLQGALQSFMSARTA from the coding sequence ATGAGCCCCAggccgagacgcgcggcggctcaggccgcggcggtgagcctcgcggcgaacgtcgacggggacgccgccgacgacgagggcggaggagcgTGGGGAGGCAAGGGGCggaggaccgcgcgcggggccggGGCCGATCCCGGGGACGACAAGGAGAACGTGGagaacgcggacgacgactccgaagacgacgtcgcggcgcccaccaGGCGCAGCGGCAGGGCGCGAAGGCCCGCCAACCGCCTGCGcgactccgacgaggacgaggacgacgatcgcggcgccgacgagaacgacAACTTCGTGCGCCGATCGTCCCGAGCCGCCAAGCCCGTCGCCAGGCTCTCCCCGGAGTGGAAGCAGCacgtcagcgacgacgacgacgagcccgaggcggaggagaccgACCCGGAGGGCGAgtacgtcgaggaggacgacgacgaggagtccaccgaggaggaggaggaggaggaatcAGACGAAGAGATCGAGGGCATCCCGACGCGATATTCCCGCCGACAACGCGCCACCGTGGAGCGATACTCCCCGAAGCCCAACGAGCGaggcctcgcgggcggcggcggcgaccgacgcgccggCCGACGCACCCCGTCCCCCACCGGCCGCAGCAGGGGACGCAAGCCCAAGGGCAAGCGCCGGTCGAGGCCCGACTACCGCGAATCTCCGGGTGACtccgccggtcgccgcggtaCTAACGGTAAGCGGTGGATGGACGACaccgacgactccgacgccgacgccgggcacGCCGGTAATCCCGGGAACTTCCccgcgctcttcggcggcatgttcggcggcgggcgcgcgccggacaTGTACCCCCTCGctccccccggcggcggcggcggcggcggcgcggttgAGGCGGGCGGCCCCGGCGGGAAGAAGGAagcggcggatgcggagaTCACGCCGCTGACCGTGGACCCCACGCTCACGTTCGAGCAGGTGGGCGGTTTGTCGCATTACGTCCACTCGCTGAAGGAGATGGTCTTCCTGCCGCTGCTGTACCCCGAGGTCTTTGCGAGGTTCAAGATGAATCCGCCCCGAGGGGTGTTACTTTACGGAGCCCCCGGGACGGGTAAGACCCTTCtggctcgcgcgctcgcggcgtcttgctcccgcgcgggcgccgaggtctCTTTCTACATGCGaaagggcgcggacgtcctgTCCAAGTGGGTGGGCGAGTCCGAGCGTCAGCTCAGGCTCCtcttcgccgaggcgcagaaGCGGCAGCCCGCGATCATCTTCTTCGACGAGATTGACGGCTTGGCTCCCGTGCGCTCGTCGAAGACGGACCAGATCCACAActccatcgtcgccacgCTCCTGGCGCTCATGGACGGTCTGgactcgcgcggtcgcgtcgtggtgctcggcgcgacgaacagggtggacgccatcgacggcgcgctgcgcAGGCCGGGCCGATTCGACAGGGAACTCGCGTTTCCCCTgccaaacgccgccgcgcgtttcgAGATTCTCAAGATccacacgcgcgcgtgggagaaacccccgccgtcgctgctgctggagcaactcgcggcgcggtgcgtgGGGTACTGCGGCGCGGACCTCAAGGCGCTGTGCACCGAGGCTGCCGTTCACGCGCTCAGGCGGCGGTACCCCCAGATTTACGAGAGCGACGACAAGTTGCTCATCGACCCCGGGCAGATCTTACCGAGCCGCGTGGATTTcagggcggcgatggaggccatcacccccgcgtcgcatCGCAGCGCGCAGGCGCACGCGAGGCCCTTAGGTCCCCTGCGCCAGCCCCTCATGGGTCCCGCGCTGGGCAAAGCCGTGGAGGCTACGTTTCTCGCGTttcccccggcggcgatggcggcaaACGCCGACAAAAACGCCGCCGGTTCATCCGGTTCATCCGGTTCGTCCAAGCCGCCGACCGCCTCGATGGtgttcgacctcgacgacctcgacgacgacgacgacgacgacggcctggagctgctcgaggagctcgacggcggcggcgcgggggggttTGAAGGAGGCGCCGGCAAAACGCCTGCGGTTTCGAACAAGCGCGGGGTTTCTGACAGAGACGGTTTgtccggcgcctccgccgccgccgcgctcgccacggcgGCTCTCGAGTTCCTCAACTgcccgctcgcgcggcaGCCCCGTTTGCTGCTCCACGGCCCGTGCGGCAGCGGGcaggcgcccctcgcggcggcgctgctccATGAGCTCGAGGCGTTTCCGGTTCACGCGGTGGGTCTTCCCAGTctgctcgccgacggcggccgaTCGCCCGAGGAGGCTCTcgtgggcgcggtgacggaggcgcgacgcgcggctcccgcggtgCTGTTCCTCCCGCACCTGCGCCTGTGGTGGGACAGCGCCACCCCCACGCTCCGCGCGACGCTTCGAACGTTGATGGAGGACGTGCCCGCGGACACCCCGCTCCTCTTACTCGCCACGTGCGACTGCGAGCGATCCGAGCTGGACCCCGAAGCGGCGGGGTTGTTTGGCAAGGGGCAGCGGATGCGAatcgacgcgccggacggcagggcgctcgcggggtaCTTCGAACCCatcgtggccgccgcggtcagggcggcgcggggtatggacgcgagggatcgcgacgtcgccgcgggcgtcgacccgGACACCCGCGGCCGTCGACATCGGCGAACGCTCGAGACGCTCCCCAAGGCTCCGATGCCCGGcccggagggcgacgacgcgggcggcggcgggggcggcgggggcgggggcggtgcgggcgacgcggcgaccgcggcgatgatcgccgaggaggaccaCGCGCTTCGCCAGCAGCGCATGTTCCTCCGCGACCTCGTCACGCGTCTGCTGTACCGCAAGCAGTGGCGCGATTTCGCATCCCCGGTGGACGACGATCAGCTCCCGGGGTACTCCAAGAAGGTGAAGGAGCCCATGGACCTGTCCACGCTGCTGTGGAAGGTGGACAGCGGCGCGTACGCCACGATGGACGCGTTCCTCAAGGACGTCCACCTCATCGTGGCGGCCGCGAAGACCTACTGGGGCGGGCTGGAGCaggaacgacgcgaggcgaaTGACGAAGAGTTGGACGAAAACGGTttcgacgtcgtggagggACGCAAGGTTGtctcccgcgcgcacgcgctggaGGATACCATCCAAGAGCTCGCGGGCCAGCTGGACCCGAGCCTCGTGCAACGatgcgccgccatcgcgaggcacagggccgcgcgggcgagcggcggcggcggcggcggcgggaccggcgAGGGCCTGCCGCTGAtgcccggcgagggcgatcgcggggagcgccgcagccgccgcggcgccgacggcgaactcgccgagcaggagggcggcggggacaaGCGCAAGCGCATCCACGACGAGCCCGGGTACGTGCCCGatcccgaggcgctcgccaggGATCTCCGCGCcaagcgcgccaaggaggaggcggcgaagaaggaagccgcggagaaggccgccgcagagcaggaagccgcggcggcggcggcggcggcggtcaccgaggctgccgaggctgccgccaaagccgcggcgggggcgaaccAGTCCAACCCGCGTGagcgcgcgatgagcgccgacGGATCCGCGCCCATGCAGTTCCTCGACGCGATAGACCCGCTgacggacgccgaggtggcgacCAACTCGGCTTCGTTTGTCGACTTTCTCGTCACGCGGTGCTCGGGtaagccggcggcggatgcggaggcgctggcgacggacCTGGGGCGTGCGGTGAAGACGGCGCTGTCGAGGGACGCGCTCAGGACCACGGACTGGACCCGACACCTGCAGGGCGCGCTGCAGTCGTTCATgtccgcgaggaccgcgtgA